The genomic region CATCATGTCCCACTGGTGGTTCTCCGACACCATCAAGCAGGCCCAGGATATGGTTGAAAGCTTCGGTACCCTTGTGAAGCAGCTCTCGAGCGCCTTTTCCGTGATGGAGCGCGGCGAGCTCAGGATCCGCCATGAGCACCAGGGCTTCCCCCGCCTCATCAACCGACTCTGCTTCGCCCTCCTCGTGGCCTCGATGGTCATCGGCTCGTCGTGGATTTTCGCTTCCCGGTCAGGCTATACCTATGTGGGCCTCATCGGTGTGCTCCTCTCCTTCCTCATGGCCATGTGGCTCCTCATCTCCATCGCCCGCGGGGGAAAGTTCTAGCCTCCCCCGGCGACTTGTGGCGGCCATGACTGTTTTTCGCTTGCAACAGCGGATCATTTCTGATAGAATTGGCATAGGGCTGAATGATATGATGTTTATTCCTGAGGGGATGCTGCCGTGTGGAAGCATTGAAGCTGTCGCCATCGGAAAAAGATGCATTGAGGCAATTCAAGACCAGGGCTGAAAGCTCGCTTGGCGGGCATCTTGTGAAAATTCTGCTTTTCGGTTCAAAAGCCAGAGGAGACGCCTCTGAAGAATCGGACATTGATCTCATGGTCGTGCTGAACGACGACGATCCGGCACTGGAAGATCTCATTCTGGACATTGCCTACGAAGTGAACCTTGCCCACGAGTTCTATCTTTCCCCCAAAGTCATCACTTTAAAGAGCCTGGAGGACCGCACCTGGAGAGCAACTCCTTTCATCAAAGCCATTGAAAAGGAGAGCATAGAGCTATGAAGCAGGAGCTGATCACCCTTGCGAGGCACCGCATCACGAGAGCAAGGGAGTGCCTTATAGAGGCCGGCCACCTGATGGACTCAGGAGGCTACCGGGGTGCAATAAACCGATTCTATTACGGCGCGTTTTATGCGGCAAGAGCCCTTCTTGCCCTTAAGGAGCTTGACTCGGCCCGGCACAGCGGGATCATTTCTCTTTTCCAGGCAAGTTTCGTCAAGGCAGGGGTATTTGATGTGGATAAGGCAAGAGCTCTTCCCCGTGCCTTTGAGAAGCGCCAGAAAACAGACTATAGCGACTATGCAACAGTCACAAAGGAAGAAGCTGAGGCGGTAGGTCGGGAAGTGGCAGCCTTTATCGACGAGAGCGAGAATGTCCTGGAGCGGATTCTGGATACTCCGTAAAGGTCCTCTCCTGCGGGTGTATGTCGGGAAGCCAGGGGATATGCTCCCGGGCCTCAGACACCTTTTCTTCTCCAATCCGGCGTTACTTGTAAACATCTCCCCGCGCTCCAAAGTCCAGCATCCACACTATCTGCTTTTTGAAATCAATATGCAATACAGCTCTCCATCGTCCAATTCTGAGTCTCCACAGGTCAAGCTCGGGCATTTTCTTCAAGTCTATCTGCCCGGGCTTTCCGGGTTCCATGGTATCAATAACGCTCCTTACTCTGGCCTGCTCCCTGGGGATGAGCTTCTTTATGGCCTTTTCTGCCTGAGGAGAGATAATGACATTCCATCCAGTCTCCCTCTTCTTATTCATCGGCGAGCTCTTCTCTCACCTTTTTCCAGGGTCTTCCTGATCCCTGCTGACATTCTTTCCACCCTTGTACTGATCTTTTGCGTTCCTCCTCTGTAAAAGGC from Candidatus Eremiobacterota bacterium harbors:
- a CDS encoding nucleotidyltransferase domain-containing protein codes for the protein MEALKLSPSEKDALRQFKTRAESSLGGHLVKILLFGSKARGDASEESDIDLMVVLNDDDPALEDLILDIAYEVNLAHEFYLSPKVITLKSLEDRTWRATPFIKAIEKESIEL
- a CDS encoding HEPN domain-containing protein; amino-acid sequence: MKQELITLARHRITRARECLIEAGHLMDSGGYRGAINRFYYGAFYAARALLALKELDSARHSGIISLFQASFVKAGVFDVDKARALPRAFEKRQKTDYSDYATVTKEEAEAVGREVAAFIDESENVLERILDTP